From the Euphorbia lathyris chromosome 6, ddEupLath1.1, whole genome shotgun sequence genome, one window contains:
- the LOC136233391 gene encoding 10 kDa chaperonin-like yields the protein MIAKRLIPSLNRILVEKVIPPSKTNSGILLPQTAPKLNSGKVVAVGPGAHDKDGKLVPVMLKEGDTVLLPEYGGTQVKLADKEYHLYRDEDILGTLHD from the exons ATGATTGCAAAACGTTTGATTCCTTCACTGAATCGCATTTTGGTTGAGAAAGTTATTCCTCCTTCAAAAACCAACTCTGGGATTCTTCTTCCTCAGACAGCCCCCAag CTAAACTCTGGAAAAGTGGTTGCTGTGGGTCCTGGAGCTCATGATAAAGATGGAAAACTTGTTCCTGTGATGTTGAAGGAAGGCGACACTGTTCTTTTGCCTGAATATGGTGGCACTCAAGTCAAACTTGCTGATAAAGA GTATCATCTGTACCGAGATGAAGATATTTTGGGAACTCTCCATGACTAG